The proteins below are encoded in one region of Prosthecobacter dejongeii:
- a CDS encoding response regulator: MKRILIIDDHQLMRDAFKHAMMTLGTYEFGEAGTYQEAQDMMATQNWDVVILDVTIPGRNGLDFLAEVKARPHAPAVLVCSGHDESVYGVRAFKAGAAGYVCKSAGTGEFLKAVKEILVGQNYISPNLAQNLAAFVRSDFQEQPHTTLSEREFQVLRKLINGDAIKEIASDLNLSSKTVSTYRVRLMEKLRVKSLPELVQYCIQHGLMEKAG; the protein is encoded by the coding sequence ATGAAGAGAATTCTCATTATTGATGATCACCAACTGATGCGCGACGCTTTCAAGCACGCGATGATGACGCTGGGCACCTACGAATTCGGTGAGGCAGGCACTTACCAAGAAGCGCAGGACATGATGGCCACGCAAAACTGGGATGTCGTCATTTTGGATGTCACCATCCCTGGTCGCAACGGGCTGGATTTCCTGGCGGAAGTGAAAGCACGCCCACATGCCCCCGCCGTTCTCGTGTGCAGTGGGCACGATGAATCCGTCTATGGAGTACGAGCTTTCAAAGCGGGAGCCGCAGGGTATGTGTGCAAAAGTGCCGGCACGGGCGAGTTCCTCAAGGCGGTGAAAGAAATCCTGGTGGGGCAAAATTACATCAGCCCGAATTTAGCACAAAATCTAGCCGCTTTTGTCCGGTCAGACTTCCAAGAACAGCCACACACCACGCTGTCTGAGCGCGAATTCCAAGTGCTGCGCAAACTGATCAATGGCGATGCGATCAAGGAAATCGCTTCGGATTTGAATCTTAGCAGCAAGACCGTCAGCACCTACCGGGTGCGCTTGATGGAAAAGCTGCGGGTCAAATCTCTGCCTGAACTGGTGCAGTACTGCATCCAACACGGGCTGATGGAAAAGGCAGGCTAG